A stretch of DNA from Pseudodesulfovibrio sp. JC047:
ATCAGGCTCTGGTGTTCGGGCGTGTGGACAAATTGTCCATCGTCTTTGGCCAGGTCTTTTCCGTCATTGCATTCATTGGTGCCATCTACGGAATGCACGTTGAAGACAGAGGCCACTATGTGTGTGCGTCATTGTACGTCGCCGGTGGTTTCGGTTGCGTGTTTGCCGGGGATTTGCTGACGGTCTTCCTGTTCTGGGAACTGATGTCCATCGGCTCCACATTCCTGATCTGGCAGGCTCGGACCAAAGAGTCCGTGGGTGCCGGATTCAGGTACTTCATGTACCACACCGTTGGCGGGTTGTTCCTGCTCGGCGGGTTGTTGCTGAAGTACAAGGTGACCGGAAACTTCGATTTCATCGCGGTGGATCCTGCTGGTGCCCAGTTGCACGATTGGTTGATCCTGACTGGTTTCTGCGTCAACGCGGCGGTCGTGCCGTTACACGCTTGGTTGCCTGACGCTTACCCTCGCGCATCGGTCGCGGGTGCGGTGTACATGTGCGCCTTTACGACCAAAACAGCGGTGTATGTGTTGGCCCGTGGCTTCGCCGGATGGGAAGTCCTCGCGATCGCCGGTACCTGCATGGCTGTGTATGGTGTTTTGTACGCGTGCATGGAAAACAACGCTCGACGGATTCTGTCCTACCACATTGTTTCCCAGGTGGGATACATGGTGGCGGGTATCGGCATCGGTACGGCCATGACGCTCAACGGCGCAGTGGCTCACGCATATGCCCACATCCTGTATAAGGGGTTGTTGTTCATGGGCACCGGCGCGATTCTGTATTCCGTCGGAACTGCCAAGTTGGATAAGCTGGGCGGGCTGGCATACAAGCTGCCTTGGGTCATGGTTCTGTACATGATCGCAGCCTTGTCCATCTCTGGTATGCCGCTGTTCAACGGATTCATTTCGAAAACCATGACCATTGCTGGTGCGGCTGAGGCCCATCGCACATTCTTGGCGCTCGGAATGGAAATCGCCGCCGTCGGTACGTTTATCTCAGTTGGCATCAAGCTCCCGTACTTCGCGTTCTGGGGCGGTAAAAAAGAATATGTGGGCGAAGTGAAACCTTTGCCTGTAAATATGTATGTTGGCATGGCCATTTGTGGGTTGTTGTGTATTGCTCAGGGCGTCTATCCCAATATGTTGTATCAATATCTGCCGTACACGGTGGAACACGCATTTGTGCCATGGACACTGGACAAGGTCATCAACTCCGGTCTGTTGCTCGGTTTCTCCGGCCTGGCCTTCTATCTGACTCGTGAGATCATCACTCCTCATGCAAAGCTCAATTTGGATTTCGATATTTTCTATCGCCTTATTGGGACATCATTGATGCGCGCTGTTTGTTGGCCTGTTTCAAAGGTCGATGACGTGTGGACCGAGGTATATAATACCGTTGGTCTTCGTTCGCTTATCGGTATGGGGAATGGCACTTCCTGGTTTGACAAGAAGGGTATTGATACGGTGGTGGACGGCAGTGCATATACTGTCAGGAATATCGGCAGGGCAGGGGCGAAAGTCCAGAATGCCCATTTGCAGGATTACCTGGCTTTGGCAGCCGTTCTCGGCTTGGGCATTTTCGCCCTGGTTTGGTACTTCGGCTAAGCCGGACAATCTAAGGAGAGCGAGTTTTGGACTTCGGATATCCGGTTCTTACAACATTGATAGCATTCCCGCTGGTCGCGGCATGTGGACTCTTCTTCCTGCGGTCGCCGCAGGTCGTGCGCTACTACACAATGGCAGCGTCGATCATAGAGTGTCTGCTGGCCATCCCTTTGACCGGCTTTACAATGAACGCTGAATTTCAGTTCGTCGAGAAAATCGACTGGGTCCACAAATGGGGACTCCAGTATTACCTCGGCATCGACGGAATCAGCATACTTATGGTCCTGCTGACCATCGTGGTTTTGCCACTGTGCGTCATGTGTTCATGGACCTACATCGGCAAACGAGAGAAGGAATTCCATTTCTGTTTGCTGATCATGACTTCGGCTGTCCTTGGCGTCTTTTGCGCTTTGGATTTGGTCCTGTTTTACGTTTTCTGGGAAGCCATGCTTATCCCCATGTACCTGCTGATTGCAGTTTGGGGTGGCGATGATCGTCGATACGCATCGCTCAAGTTCTTCCTGTATACGTTGGCAGGGTCCACGCTGTTGTTGGCGGCCATCGTGGCCTTCAGGATCACCGGTGGAACCTTCTCCATACCGGAACTCATGCAAATGAACTTCAGCTTCCGCTTCCAGTTCTGGACCTTCCTCGCAATGGCTTTGGCCTTTGCCATCAAGGTTCCCATGTTCCCGTTCCATACATGGTTGCCCGCAGCGCACGTTCAGGCGCCTGCGGCTGGTTCTGTTATTCTGGCTGCGGTTTTGTTGAAGATGGGAACCTATGGTTTCCTCCGCTTCTGCCTGCCGCTGGCTCCGGCTGCAAGTGAGTACTTCGCCCCGATGATGATCGCGATTTCCATCGTATCCATTCTCTATGGCGGTGCCATTGCACTGGGACAATCGGACATCAAGAAATTGGTTGCCTATTCGTCTGTGGCCCATATGGGCTTCGTGACGTTGGGCATTTTCCTGTTCAACATGCAGGGCGCTCAAGGTGCACTGCTTCAGATGTTGAATCACGGTATTGTCACCGGCGCACTCTTTATGTTGATCGGTGCTGTGTACGAACGCAGTCATAGCCGCGAGATTACAGACAACCTCGGGTTGGGCAAATATTTGCCTGCCTTCATGTTCTTCTGGGGCTTTATGGCCATGGCGTCATTCGGTTTCCCCGGAACCAACGGGTTTGTCGGTGAAATGTTGGTGCTGACAGGTGCCTTCAAATCATCCGTTATCATCGGTTTTTGCTGTATTCCTGGTGCATTGTTGGCAGCCGCGTACATGTTCCGCGTGAGTTTGAAGATGGCTTGGGGCCGACCGAGTTCAGCCAAGACATGGCGTGATCTCAATGCCCGTGAGTGGATCATGTTGACCATTCCCGCTGTTTTCGTTCTCTGGATCGGACTGGCTCCTGCGCCGTTTTACAAGATCATCGATCCTTCAATTGAAAAATTGTTGAACGATTTCGACAAGCGCAAGGTCGCCTCAATCGAAGTCGAGCAACCGTTGCAAACTGCCGCCGCTGACGTTTTGAACGTTATAGCGGGCAAGAAATAGGGGGATTGAGAACGTGAACTTCCATATCACAACGCTTGTCCCGGAACTGTTCTTCTTCTGCCTTGTGTTGGTTCTCATGATCCAGTCACTTGGCAGCAGAGAGTGGCAACCACCAGTTGAAAAATGGCTTCCTTTTGGGGCTGGACTGGCCTTCTTTGTCGCGATTACAGGGTTTGCCTTGCAAGGAACCATGTTTTGGGGTGTCTATAAAGTTGACATGATGTCCCAGTTCTTCAAGATCGCCATCGCCTTTGGTTTCTATGTGACGGTGCTCAATACGTCGCGTCAGCCAACGCTGGAAGACGGAAAACGGGCCGACTATTATATGTTGCTCGGATTCTCCACTTTCGGGTTGATGCTGCTGTCGTCAGCCGTTGAATTGATTACCATTTACCTGGCTTTGGAGCTGGCTTCCTATTCGATGTATGCGGTCATCCCGCTGCGGGCCAAGTCAAAAGGTGCGGCCGAAGCAGGCGTCAAGTACGTCCTGTTCGGTGCTGTGTCCACGGCCTTGGCTTTGTATGGTTTGTCCTACATCATGGCATCCCAGCACACGACGCATATTGCTGAACTCATGAACAAATCCTGGTCCTTTGCGGATCAGCCCATGGCCGTTGTCGGTCTGACGCTGTTTCTGACCGGAATGTTCTTTAAATTGGCTTTGTTCCCGTTCCACTTCTGGTGCCCGGATGTCTATCAGGGAGCCAGTAATGAAACCGCCGCTTTTGTGGCAACCATGCCCAAGATGGGCGCCATTGTCGTTTTGTGTCGACTTGCCGTGTTGTTGAAGCCCGGATTGGAAATCACCACGATCATCGCGATTCTTGGTGCATTGTCCATGACGTTCGGCAACCTTTCGGCCTTGGCTCAGACGGATTTGAAGCGACTGCTTGGATTCTCGTCAGTGGCACATGCCGGATATATCATGGTCGGTCTGGTCAGCGGAACTCCCGAAGGAGTGAGTGCTGCCGCCTTTTATGGCTTGGCCTACCTGCTCATGAACCTGCTGTTGTTCTGGATCGTGAGTCGTATAGCTGTTGATGGACGGAATTTGCATTTGAAGGACCTGAACGGTCTGTACAAAAAAGCCCCGGTCCTTGCATTTTCGCTTGCGATCGGAGCCTTTGCCCTTGTCGGTCTTCCACCGACGATGGGGTTCATGGGCAAGTTCTTCCTGATTACCTCTGCATGGGATCATGGATATAATTGGTTGGTCATCACCCTGGTGTTGAACTCCGCCATCGCCATCTATTACTATCTTGGACTGTTCCGTCACGCCTTTACTGAAGAAAAGGCTCCTGCGGATGTTCCGGCTCCGGATACAAGTTGGTTTGCATCTGCGGGTGCTGGCATGTTGGCAGCGGCCGTGTTGCTTATTGGCATCATTCCGGCTCCTTTGTTCAACTTTGCCATGACAGCTGGTGAAAGCCTGTACGGCATTGTCTCAGGTGGTGGACATTAGTCCTTCATTCTGAAAAATGATGAAACCTGCCCGGTTCAGCCTTGTGCTGAACCGGGCTTTTTTCGTTGGTGCCCCCTGAAAGTCGGTGAGGTTTCACATAAAAAAGGGGGTTTGGCTGCTCTACTTTTCGCCCCGGTGCTTTTTGTCTCACCGGGAGAAAACACCTCGTTTGTACTTGAATGGGAGCAGGTCGCCATGGGTGATTGATTGTGAAGGGTGGTTTGGGGTATACTTTCCCGGTGGTGTCTTTGATTGCGCGATGCCCGTGGGTGTCACAGAATGGAGAGCGTCGTTTTTCGAGAAGAAAAATGGTGATATTTTAAGGAGTTATTTGAAAAGACGGACAATGTGCTGAAATAATGGGTGTGGCTGTCCTTTTGGAATGGGTTTTGTATTAATTCCTGTTTGGCAAAAGAGAGACAGCCGACTGCAACCATTCTGAAAACAAGGGAAAGAGGCAATGTCATGAAAAAGGGTCATACTTCACCATTCAATCTGTCCATGTTTCGAGCTGCCGGGCAGAAAGTGTGGAGTTCCTTGACAGACCTGTTACCGATTCTTTTGGTGATTGCTTTTTTTCAGATCGTTGTGCTCAAACAACCGTTGCCTGATCTCGGTCGTGTTGCCTTCGGTGGAGTGCTTGTCGTTCTCGGCCTGACTTTTTTTGTCCAGGGATTGGAAATGGGGCTGTTCCCCATTGGCGAGGCCATGGCCCGTGCGTTGGCGCGTAAGGGAAGTCTGTTCTGGTTGTTGGTTTTTGCCTTCGCTTTGGGCTTTTCAACGACAGTGGCTGAACCGGCGTTGATCGCAGTCGCAGCCGAAGCCGCCAATATCGCTGCTCAGGCAGACCTCATTGTGTCCAATCAGGCCGCTATCAATCAATACGCGTTGGGTTTGCGGTATTCCGTGGCTGTTTCCGTGGGGATCGCCATCCTTATCGGGGTGTTACGAATACTTCGGGGGTGGCCGGTCCATTATTTGATTATCGGTGGATATGTGTTGGTCATGCTCATGACATTGATTGCTCCGAAGGAAATCGTGGGTATCGCCTATGACGCCGGAGGAGTCACGACATCGACCGTGACTGTGCCTCTGGTTGCGGCGCTTGGTGTCGGCCTCGCCTCCATTATTAAAGGCCGCAGTCCGTTGGTTGACGGGTTCGGACTGATCGCATTTGCGTCATTGCTTCCCATGATTTTTGTCATGGGATACGGATTGATCCTTTTTGGGTAGGTGGAGCTATGTGGTTTATCAGCACCTTTTGGGAGACATTGCTTGCCACATTTCGTGACATTCTTCCCATCCTTGGATTGATTGTCTGTTTCCAATTGGGAGTCCTGCGGCAGCCCATTCCCCACCTTCCGCGACTGGTGGTGGGTGGTGTTTATGTTGTGATCGGACTGACCTTGTTTCTCCTCGGACTGGAGATGGCTTTGTTCCCGGTGGGGAAAATGATGGCATTTCAGCTTTCGGATTTGTCCTTTATCGCTCCGGATGGAGACCTGAGCGCATTGACCCGGTGGACGTCCTATGGATGGGTGTATCTTTTTGCCGCCATGATCGGATTTTCGACCACCATCGCCGAGCCATCGCTTTTGGCCGTCGCAATAAAGGCCCACGAAGTTTCTGGTGGGGTTATCAGTCAGTGGGGACTGCGGATTGCCGTGGCCGTGGGGGTGGCTGTCGGTATCGCACTGGGCACGTTTCGAATCGTGACCGGAACCCCTTTATATATGTATATTTTGGCAGGATATGTCATTGTTATCATTCAAACCTTTGTCGCGCCGAAAAAGATTATCGCCTTGGCATATGATTCCGGTGGGGTGACAACATCCACAGTGACCGTGCCATTGGTCGCGGCTCTGGGGCTGGGGCTGGCCGAAGCGGTCCCGGGCAGGAATCCGGTGTTGGACGGATTCGGTCTGATCGCGTTTGCCAGTCTGTTTCCAATCATAAGCGTTATGGGATATGCCCAGTATACCGAGTGGGCAGCGCGTCGAAAGAAGCACTAAGA
This window harbors:
- a CDS encoding NADH-quinone oxidoreductase subunit M, with product MDFGYPVLTTLIAFPLVAACGLFFLRSPQVVRYYTMAASIIECLLAIPLTGFTMNAEFQFVEKIDWVHKWGLQYYLGIDGISILMVLLTIVVLPLCVMCSWTYIGKREKEFHFCLLIMTSAVLGVFCALDLVLFYVFWEAMLIPMYLLIAVWGGDDRRYASLKFFLYTLAGSTLLLAAIVAFRITGGTFSIPELMQMNFSFRFQFWTFLAMALAFAIKVPMFPFHTWLPAAHVQAPAAGSVILAAVLLKMGTYGFLRFCLPLAPAASEYFAPMMIAISIVSILYGGAIALGQSDIKKLVAYSSVAHMGFVTLGIFLFNMQGAQGALLQMLNHGIVTGALFMLIGAVYERSHSREITDNLGLGKYLPAFMFFWGFMAMASFGFPGTNGFVGEMLVLTGAFKSSVIIGFCCIPGALLAAAYMFRVSLKMAWGRPSSAKTWRDLNAREWIMLTIPAVFVLWIGLAPAPFYKIIDPSIEKLLNDFDKRKVASIEVEQPLQTAAADVLNVIAGKK
- a CDS encoding NADH-quinone oxidoreductase subunit N; this encodes MNFHITTLVPELFFFCLVLVLMIQSLGSREWQPPVEKWLPFGAGLAFFVAITGFALQGTMFWGVYKVDMMSQFFKIAIAFGFYVTVLNTSRQPTLEDGKRADYYMLLGFSTFGLMLLSSAVELITIYLALELASYSMYAVIPLRAKSKGAAEAGVKYVLFGAVSTALALYGLSYIMASQHTTHIAELMNKSWSFADQPMAVVGLTLFLTGMFFKLALFPFHFWCPDVYQGASNETAAFVATMPKMGAIVVLCRLAVLLKPGLEITTIIAILGALSMTFGNLSALAQTDLKRLLGFSSVAHAGYIMVGLVSGTPEGVSAAAFYGLAYLLMNLLLFWIVSRIAVDGRNLHLKDLNGLYKKAPVLAFSLAIGAFALVGLPPTMGFMGKFFLITSAWDHGYNWLVITLVLNSAIAIYYYLGLFRHAFTEEKAPADVPAPDTSWFASAGAGMLAAAVLLIGIIPAPLFNFAMTAGESLYGIVSGGGH
- a CDS encoding DUF1538 domain-containing protein, which encodes MWFISTFWETLLATFRDILPILGLIVCFQLGVLRQPIPHLPRLVVGGVYVVIGLTLFLLGLEMALFPVGKMMAFQLSDLSFIAPDGDLSALTRWTSYGWVYLFAAMIGFSTTIAEPSLLAVAIKAHEVSGGVISQWGLRIAVAVGVAVGIALGTFRIVTGTPLYMYILAGYVIVIIQTFVAPKKIIALAYDSGGVTTSTVTVPLVAALGLGLAEAVPGRNPVLDGFGLIAFASLFPIISVMGYAQYTEWAARRKKH
- a CDS encoding DUF1538 domain-containing protein, with translation MKKGHTSPFNLSMFRAAGQKVWSSLTDLLPILLVIAFFQIVVLKQPLPDLGRVAFGGVLVVLGLTFFVQGLEMGLFPIGEAMARALARKGSLFWLLVFAFALGFSTTVAEPALIAVAAEAANIAAQADLIVSNQAAINQYALGLRYSVAVSVGIAILIGVLRILRGWPVHYLIIGGYVLVMLMTLIAPKEIVGIAYDAGGVTTSTVTVPLVAALGVGLASIIKGRSPLVDGFGLIAFASLLPMIFVMGYGLILFG
- a CDS encoding Na(+)/H(+) antiporter subunit D, whose product is METSFFIHPSMAFLALAIIVPFVPSALWMNKAFRGTLALLAPLIALYSIFTVAPGTYCALEYLDQALVFGRVDKLSIVFGQVFSVIAFIGAIYGMHVEDRGHYVCASLYVAGGFGCVFAGDLLTVFLFWELMSIGSTFLIWQARTKESVGAGFRYFMYHTVGGLFLLGGLLLKYKVTGNFDFIAVDPAGAQLHDWLILTGFCVNAAVVPLHAWLPDAYPRASVAGAVYMCAFTTKTAVYVLARGFAGWEVLAIAGTCMAVYGVLYACMENNARRILSYHIVSQVGYMVAGIGIGTAMTLNGAVAHAYAHILYKGLLFMGTGAILYSVGTAKLDKLGGLAYKLPWVMVLYMIAALSISGMPLFNGFISKTMTIAGAAEAHRTFLALGMEIAAVGTFISVGIKLPYFAFWGGKKEYVGEVKPLPVNMYVGMAICGLLCIAQGVYPNMLYQYLPYTVEHAFVPWTLDKVINSGLLLGFSGLAFYLTREIITPHAKLNLDFDIFYRLIGTSLMRAVCWPVSKVDDVWTEVYNTVGLRSLIGMGNGTSWFDKKGIDTVVDGSAYTVRNIGRAGAKVQNAHLQDYLALAAVLGLGIFALVWYFG